The following proteins are co-located in the Vigna angularis cultivar LongXiaoDou No.4 chromosome 2, ASM1680809v1, whole genome shotgun sequence genome:
- the LOC128195189 gene encoding uncharacterized protein LOC128195189, which yields MFRDARNAGQRPYWLGEIIWNSLLAHWNTVEFRNKCAKAQRNRASERGGTLHTGGSITIHEHAIRMAQALGRAVHVDEVFAQTHVRKGTNQFVDERSRKTHEDFSTRLSQVRSEHESTPTPDDASNADDDIRRTQCWIDIVGGKKKGRVYGAGQLAANYTELRQRDQEITDLRAEFTNFKALVMRVLP from the exons atgtttagggatgcccgcaatgcaggaCAGCGCCCTTACTGGCTGGGTGAAataatttggaactctttactggcccattggaatacagtagagttccgcaataagtgtgccaaagcccaGCGGAACAGAGCATCTGAAaggggtggcaccctgcatactggtgggtcgatcaccattcatgagcatgccattcgtatg gcacaggctctaggacgggcggtccatgttgatgaggtctttgcacaaactcatgttcggaagggaactaatcaatttgttgatgaaagatctcggaagactcat gaagacttttctacgagactttcacaggttagatctgaacatgagtcaactcctacaccggatgatgccagtaatgcagatgatgacatccgtaggacacaatgctggatcgacatcgttggtgggaagaaaaaaggACGAGTGTATGGTGCGGGACagcttgctgcaaactataca GAACTCCGGCAACGTGACCAGGAGATCACTGATCTCagagcagagtttacaaactttaaggccctggtcatgagagtcTTGCCTTAA
- the LOC108323056 gene encoding isoflavone 7-O-methyltransferase, whose translation MASNNVLKASEIFEGQVHLYKHLYAHAIDCMSIKWMIELGIPDIIHNHGQPISLPKLVSILQIPPSKVRGVKSLLRYLAHNGFLQILRVHHSTEENEAYALTPASHLLVKGTDFCLAPMVKGLTDPTLSDMWSHLKKWTYEDDLTLVDVSVGSTMWDFLGKNPAMNESFNEAMASDSQMMNLALKGCNWVFEGVESIVDVGGGTGTTAKAICDAFPNVKCTVFDRPQVVEKLSGTNNLTYVGGDMFESIPKADAVLLKWILHDWSDKDCKKILENCREAISGKGKRGKVIVIENVINEGRDEQGVTGLKLIMDVHMTCLINGKERREEEWKKLFVEAGFQSYKISPFTGHLSLIQIYP comes from the exons ATGGCTTCAAATAATGTCCTAAAAGCGAGTGAGATCTTTGAAGGTCAAGTTCACTTGTACAAACACTTGTATGCTCATGCAATAGATTGTATGAGTATTAAATGGATGATTGAGCTTGGCATACCAGACATAATCCACAACCATGGTCAACCCATTTCACTTCCAAAGTTGGTTTCCATTCTACAAATTCCACCAAGTAAAGTTAGAGGCGTGAAGAGTCTCCTACGCTACCTGGCACACAATGGATTCCTTCAGATTCTAAGAGTCCACCACAGCACAGAAGAAAACGAAGCATATGCTCTAACACCTGCATCACACCTTCTTGTCAAAGGCACTGACTTTTGTCTTGCACCAATGGTAAAGGGTTTAACTGACCCAACTTTATCAGATATGTGGTCTCACTTGAAGAAGTGGACTTATGAGGATGATCTTACACTGGTTGATGTCTCCGTAGGATCAACTATGTGGGACTTTCTTGGTAAAAACCCAGCAATGAACGAGTCGTTCAATGAGGCAATGGCCAGTGATTCTCAGATGATGAACCTGGCATTAAAAGGTTGCAATTGGGTGTTCGAAGGAGTGGAGTCCATCGTGGATGTGGGAGGTGGAACCGGAACCACAGCCAAGGCTATCTGCGATGCATTTCCTAACGTGAAGTGCACTGTATTTGATCGCCCACAGGTTGTGGAGAAGTTGTCGGGAACCAACAATTTGACATATGTTGGCGGTGACATGTTCGAATCTATTCCCAAGGCTGATGCAGTTCTACTCAAG TGGATTCTGCATGATTGGAGTGACAAGGATTGTAAGAAGATATTAGAAAATTGCAGAGAAGCTATTTCTGGTAAAGGCAAAAGAGGAAAAGTAATTGTGATAGAAAATGTGATAAACGAAGGCAGAGATGAGCAGGGAGTTACTGGACTAAAGCTCATCATGGATGTTCACATGACATGTCTTATtaatggaaaagaaagaagagaagaagaatggaAGAAACTGTTCGTGGAAGCAGGGTTTCAAAGCTACAAAATATCTCCTTTCACAGGACATTTGTCTCTTATTCAGATCTATCCTTGA